In Theobroma cacao cultivar B97-61/B2 chromosome 7, Criollo_cocoa_genome_V2, whole genome shotgun sequence, the genomic window ACAACCCTTTcactcaattttaaaaataaaaattggttgattgatgaaattaatgtatttgataatttttttccctcaaattaatttaaactatAACGCTcctgttaaaaaatatatagaaaatacaaaaattaaaaattggataaaaagggggaaaaggcCCAAAACCActtttatagttttatttatatacCAAAACAAAAGGCCTAATATGCCTTTGACGTTTTTCTTAAAGTAAATGACAAAATCCTTCAAGTGATCTTTGATGTCTTACAATTTGAAGTGAATCAAATTTGCAATTAAATTTGACTATTGTGATCCACTCATTCAACTGACCAAAAACATAATCAGGATTTCAAGAGTATTATTTCTCACAAGCACATTAGACAGCATCTGTAGAGTCCAATTACTTTGCTTCCGTAGCAAGCGGTGTTTTGCGTGAAGAAAATTATGGCGTACTCTTTGGGGCCGGGGTCTTTAAAGCTCGTAAGACCGAGACTTTTGCCTGCCACTTTTCCACCACTCCGCTGAAGGCGGGACTCAGACCAAGGACTTACAACATGACTCTGATATGTTCTCCTAAACAGCGTAGTAGTGAATGCTAACTATTGAGAATGGAGCAGACAAGAATTGGACAGGTCGTTGGCGCTAATACTCTTTGAAAGAGACTAACATGGAGATTCTCTTTCATCTTCACCATAATACtgaatatcaatttgataaaatcaaTATGTTATCCAGGGCAACAAGAGATTGGATTTTATAGGACATTATAAGGCATACAGGAGAACCAAAGACAGTATAATACGCAAATGTAATCAACAAACCACCGAAGAGCAGCATCTGTCTTCGCAGAgtttcttcttcctcaatGATAACTCTTCAATCTCCTCAGAATTTTGTAGCCTAGTCCTTGAACCATCCTAACAAGCCATTCTGGTTTTCCAATTGTCAGCATGATATATCCTGTAGATAATCCAAGCACCAGTCCACATCCATAACCCATCATTACAAATTTCCAATCCAATGGACAAGGAAAAATTCCTTCCTCATGAAGAGCAGATTCCGGTGGTTCTTGTTCCTCATCCTTGCCACACCTCTTTGACACTGGAAATCCGCACAATCCCAAGTTGCCACCATAGGAATCATTCAGAAAGGTATTAAATTGATTTCCCTGAGGTATGAGTCCAACAAGCTGGTTCTGTGACAGGTTTAACActtcaagaaatttcaaaCCATTTAACTGCATAGGAATCTCCCCGACGAGCTTGTTGGTAGAGAGATCCAGTGACTCAAGTGCTGTTAGCTTCCCCACTGAGGAAGGAATATGACCTGTTAGGCTGTTATGGGAAAAATTGAGCACTTGGAGAGAAATGAGGTTTCCAACTATTTCTGGAATTTCTCCATGGAATTTGTTGCTTGACATATCAATGGTTGTAAAAAGAGTTAGAATTCTCTCAAGTACCAGGTCCATACCTTTCATTGTGACAAGCACGGAAAAATGGTAATAACGATTCAAATCTTCCATAGAAGTCCGTTGAACATTGGACAAAGTCATCATACCCctgaaacttttaaaatatgttgTTGGCAAAAGCCCAGAGAACTCATTGTGGGAGAGGTCTAAGATTCGCAGAGCTGAGAAGTGCGATTCATTTTCTGAAGGGCTTATTTGACCATGGAAATAGTTGGAGCGCAAGACAAGAACTTGCAGCTGAGGAAGAGTTCCCAACCAGTGGGGAAAGGTACCGTTTATCTTGTTGTTTCCAAGATTTAACACTTGCAAATCATGACAGTTCTCCAAGGATTTAGGAAACGGCCCATCAAAATCATTGTTGTTGAGGTTAAGTATCTGTAATTTGTTTCCTACAACGAACGAATCAGGGATGTTTCCATGAAATTTATTCATGTGCAAATCTAGGACCGTAAGATTAGGCATCTTACCTCTCGAGGCCAGACAATCTGGAATAGCTCCGCTCAACTCGTTATTGGACAAGTCAAGAACTGAAATTGATATCAAATTACATATGGAATAAGGAATTTCTCCAACCAACTTGTTTTTTGAGATTAAGAAAACTTCCATCGAAGAATTGGAAGAGAAATTAGATAATGAGCAATCAACTTTAAAGTTCAAGGACAAGAGGAGGAAACAAAGGACCAAATACCACTGTATTAAccccttcatttttttttctcagaaATGGTGAAAGAAGCAAAATAGAAAACTGAATGTGAAGGTTGAGAGAGATAAGAATGGAGACCGTATTTATACATATGATTTCAAGCAAACAACCACCAGTCATGTTCACACATTCAAACAACCATTTTTATTACTGATATAGACTACAACCCGTGCTTTGCATACAGAcctctttttatttgtttttttctttctctttctacctcttttttttttttttcttctctttttcctatGCCTTTCACGTAGGTAAAGGAGGAAGCCCTAAGTatgttataaattttttaaaagaaaattatttcatatattgttaatttgtaaatttcattaactaaattaattagatTGTCACATACTTCAATATtagaatatatttaaaaaattaataatttaatatcatacataaaaaaatatgtaacgatattttaactttaagttggaaacatgGGATtgtagttctttttttttcaaccccCAATGATTCAAGTAACCAAAAAACTTATCGGGATATCAAGAGTATTATTTCATAAAACCAAGACTTTCACTTGTCATGTTTTTACCTTGGTATGAACGTGGGACTCAAACCAAAGGACTAACAACATGACTTTTATGTCTTCttaaaaagcataaaattgAAGGCTAATCTCTAAGAATGAAACAGGTAAGAATTGAACGTGAACGTATCattgatataaaatataaaaatattatataattatattattatattatatcaatCTATCATATTTAAAGATAAAGCTCTTTTAATGgatctaaaaaaatttttaaatttattttatattatataaaatttttaatttttttataaattcttttaatatcttttctaaaataacttttaatttaataattaatgtaaataaaaaataacaaaatgattCCATATGCTTGactcaatttaaaagttttgttttattttttttcaatttatattttaattatttatatttactttttttcatttctattatatttattcatatgttttaaatctttataaattttcttccaCAAATTTCAACGAACAATCAGtcatattctttttccttctttttacTATGTCATATGTGAGTTTATCTTATACTTGccatgtttatattttttctattatgtgaattttatttttatgattttagtctttaaatattaataaattattatataattttcaaatataagttgCAATATTGTactattgtttaaaattttatcaatatatcattttttattcagAATAACCGATACGCTCTAACATGTATGTTTCATACTTTAAGTAACAAGgatatatatacaaattaataaaattaaatgatcgtatttctttcaatacaatttatttattatatatatttttaatgaccctcaaaataattttttatttaataattatttttattcctcaaattatttgataatattACAGTCATTATGGTCAATATTTCACTAGTTAAtcccaacaaataaaatattctaacaTAATATGTTAAGCCTATCaagttttaaagaaaaaataaattgactCTACTAACCTAAAcccattaaattttaataaaaatctaaacatatcataacatattatatcttAACAGTCCAACCCAATAGCTtatcataacatattatatttcAATAGTTCAACTCAATAACTTAGTATgttaattaacaatttaagaggtaaataaaaaataaaaaaaaagagcttttttaaaaagttattcATTTTGTATAAAACACACAAAGTAAAGAgacatttgaatttgaaaatttgttttctcttCCACTTTTGGGCACAGAGAGTGAAAAAgactcatttcataatttcattccgtttatatatatataacgccattattactattaatgtgtatttttttatatatccaatgttttatgaattttatttaatcttttagaTGAGTGAAAATTAAATGGTATATAAAGTTCTCTGTGACTGTTTAATGTCTCTTTCTATTTGATTCTCTTTAAAATGCTTTAACTTCGTCATTGATCACGTCATcataattatgatatattaacaTGCTATGTCAACGTTAcgtgatataaaatgataattaatattttgattaaatcaatctttaattataatttttttaaggtttGGCAGATGAGAATTAGGCCACGTCTCTTAACCATCCAGTTTGCTAAAGGTTGCAAATTATTATAGCCAACTTACCGGTTTAGATCATTATTGGACTCTCCTCATGTTTCTTCGAaagtttttttgttaaatagaGACTCTGGTCAATTGTTAGTATTGAATCGCtttcttaattgaattttttgattaattgtcaGTGTTGAATCACtttcttaattgaattttacatagaaaattcattctttcttcgatatttcaaaaaaataatcataattttttttcttgtttgattaTTAAATGAAACCAATTTCTTTTCTATCTGTCCCCAAAGGTCCCACAACCTTCATactcaattttaaatataaaaattgattgattgatgaaattaatgtatttgataattttttctctaattaattttaaacagTAACCtttttgttagaaaaaatatatagaaaaaaaaaagaatggatgaaaaaagaagaaaaggccCAAAACATCTTTCACCACCAAAAAGCCCAAAACCACTTTCAATCAAACAACGTTAAAGTCCAGAAACACAAGTAATGACACGAGTTCGGCTTAAGGTTTATCCAAAACGACATACAGTTTTCATATCTCTGTCTCCATTGATCGTGAAACAATGGAGGGACGGATAAAATACCCTAAAATTCAAAGAGTAGACTACCAGTCCAAATTCTTCTCTTaggtatttttaatttttttcttctcttgttAAAATGTGTTTGGTTGCCtagaaaacaaaggaaaaggaaCTAGAAAGCTTGTAATTCtgtttcttttatgtttttctattTGGCTTTTTGATAAAACATTTGGGTTTTGCTAGAAttgttaaataaataaataacattaaCGGAGATAACTATGATAAAGAGAacgaatttttttttttactgttgACAAATGgtgttaataataaaaaaaactaaaatatcattttgaaacaagaaaaattaaagtgtcttttcaaaatgttttaacGGGTTTTT contains:
- the LOC18594278 gene encoding receptor-like protein 12, which gives rise to MKGLIQWYLVLCFLLLSLNFKVDCSLSNFSSNSSMEVFLISKNKLVGEIPYSICNLISISVLDLSNNELSGAIPDCLASRGNKLQILNLNNNDFDGPFPKSLENCHDLQVLNLGNNKINGTFPHWLGTLPQLQVLVLRSNYFHGQISPSENESHFSALRILDLSHNEFSGLLPTTYFKSFRGMMTLSNVQRTSMEDLNRYYHFSVLVTMKGMDLVLERILTLFTTIDMSSNKFHGEIPEIVGNLISLQVLNFSHNSLTGHIPSSVGKLTALESLDLSTNKLVGEIPMQLNGLKFLEVLNLSQNQLVGLIPQGNQFNTFLNDSYGGNLGLCGFPVSKRCGKDEEQEPPESALHEEGIFPCPLDWKFVMMGYGCGLVLGLSTGYIMLTIGKPEWLVRMVQGLGYKILRRLKSYH